Proteins encoded in a region of the Malaciobacter mytili LMG 24559 genome:
- a CDS encoding PAS domain-containing sensor histidine kinase: protein MQKNTYQEAIENSNIVSKTDIDGIITFVNDEFCKISGYSKEELLGKNHNIVRHPDIPCEHFKNLWDIIKNKKQTYKSTVKNLTKDGRSVYLNTTITPILDENGQIKEFIAIRYDVTKEVELKKDLEKKDKELKLLNKTLEMRVQEQTKQLKELNQTLEQRVKTEIEKNKQKQKILFWQSRMASLGQMLANIAHQWRQPLTELNLALFNLKKSAKKTDIEEIEKYYKESAEIIKNMSQTIDDFSNFFNPNKEKEKFNLKEAIDESLNITKKLIQKENITVKKEYEELEVFGVSNELSQVIINFLQNSAHAFKTKDIKNKVIFINIKKVKIENLSYAQVIYKDNALGVNENILDKIFEPYFTTKHQSNGTGLGLFMSKMIIEKSLNGTIFAQNNLNGLEFIINIPL from the coding sequence ATGCAAAAAAATACTTATCAAGAAGCAATTGAAAATAGCAACATTGTATCAAAAACAGATATTGATGGAATTATTACTTTTGTAAATGATGAGTTTTGCAAAATTTCTGGATATAGTAAAGAGGAACTATTAGGGAAAAATCACAATATTGTAAGACACCCTGATATTCCTTGTGAACACTTTAAAAATCTTTGGGATATTATTAAAAATAAAAAACAAACTTATAAATCAACTGTTAAAAATTTAACAAAAGATGGAAGAAGTGTATATTTAAATACTACAATTACCCCTATTTTAGATGAAAATGGACAAATTAAAGAGTTTATTGCAATTCGTTATGATGTAACAAAAGAAGTTGAACTAAAAAAAGATTTAGAAAAAAAAGATAAAGAATTAAAACTTTTAAATAAAACTTTAGAGATGAGAGTTCAAGAACAAACAAAACAACTAAAAGAGCTAAATCAAACTTTAGAACAAAGAGTTAAAACAGAAATCGAAAAAAATAAACAAAAACAAAAAATTCTTTTTTGGCAATCTAGAATGGCAAGTCTTGGTCAAATGTTAGCAAATATTGCCCATCAATGGAGACAACCTTTAACTGAATTAAATTTAGCACTATTTAATTTAAAAAAATCAGCTAAAAAAACTGATATTGAAGAGATTGAAAAGTATTATAAAGAAAGTGCTGAGATTATAAAAAATATGTCTCAAACTATAGATGATTTTTCAAACTTTTTTAATCCAAATAAAGAAAAAGAAAAATTTAATTTAAAAGAAGCAATTGATGAGAGTTTAAATATTACTAAAAAATTAATACAAAAAGAAAATATAACTGTAAAAAAAGAGTATGAAGAGTTGGAAGTTTTTGGAGTATCAAATGAATTATCTCAAGTAATTATAAATTTTCTACAAAACTCTGCACATGCTTTTAAAACAAAAGATATTAAAAATAAAGTTATTTTTATTAATATAAAAAAAGTAAAAATAGAAAATCTTAGTTATGCACAAGTTATTTATAAAGATAATGCCTTAGGAGTAAATGAAAACATTTTAGATAAAATTTTCGAACCTTATTTTACAACAAAACATCAAAGTAATGGTACAGGACTTGGATTATTTATGTCAAAAATGATTATTGAAAAAAGTCTAAATGGTACAATTTTTGCTCAAAATAACTTAAATGGCTTAGAATTTATTATAAATATTCCACTTTAA